In Acidisarcina polymorpha, the DNA window ATGCGGCCAGCGCCCAACGTCGACTATGGATCCCTAACTTCTCGCTGACCTCCTCGAATTTTCCATTGCCCAGGTTATGGAAGAGATACTTACGCCCTCCATTCTGAGCATATTCGAAGCTGTCGGGCATTATTCTGGTGGTGGATAGATGCCATAAATCCAGGTCCTCCGCATAGTATCCCCCGATGAAGAGATCCAATAATCCATCCCCATCGTAGTCGAACCATACCGCCGTATTCGCGTTGATCCAACCAGGAAGCCCAGCTTCCTCACTTACTCGCGTGAATCCGTGACCACGATCATTGTGGAACAGTTCAGGACGGCCCCATTTATATAACAGCAGATCTTCATATCCATCGTTGTCGTAGTCTCCCCATACTGCGCCCATGGACACACCGGTACCTGCCTGGTTCACATCCGCGACGCCGAGCTCGCCAGCGACATCCTTGAAGGTACCATCGTGTTGGTTTCGGTACAGGCAATTCTTACTACCTTCCCCGCTATTGGTTACATAGATATCGGGCCAGCCGTCGCGATCGAAATCGACTATCGAGACAGCAGCGCCCATCGATGCGACTTGAGGCATAATCCCATTAAGTTTTGCGTCAAGCGTTGGAGCCTGATGGACGAAGTTCACTCCAGCTTCCTTCGAAACCTCCTGCAGATAAAACCCATGTCTCACTAGCGTTGTATCCCGGTCTAGGCGGCTTACCTGTTGTGAAGTCAGCCTACGCATGATCGCCGGGACAGTCAGCAGGCCTATAAACAGGACGCTGAGAATGGCTCGTGCAACAGTGGTGCGCTTCATTGGGTCGCCCCGCTTCGTAGAGCAGTTTGAAAAGGCTGCGAGGTAACGTAGCGGGTGTGGAACGTCTGCCAGTCATCCGGGTGATGCTGATAAACCCACTCGTCTTCCAGTTTTGTCGGACTGCTGTTGTAATCCTTCTTGTCGTGGTGCGGCAGCGGTAGAACGGTCTTAGAGTAAGTGGAGTTAAAATCGCCATCCTTGATCCACCCGTCACCTGCGATCACGTAGTCCCGCACCCATCCCGCTGGCGGTGGAGGGACGGCGGAGAACTGTAGAGATAACTCATCACCGGCATTCATGATGACGTAACGGTCGTCCGTCCCTTTCAATAACTCCCGCACGTCTCCGTACCTGGTGTAGTATCCCTCCAGGTCGCGCCACGGCTGGCGTGTCCCGGCCAAGCTGTTGTAGTCCGGTATTTCAGGAGAGGACGCGTTCGCCTGGTGAACCACCGAATACCCTCTATATCTCAGAAGGGCGGACGATGCACTCAGGCGCGTGACCTTCACGGGCGCCTGGGAGCTTCCTTGCGCCCATTCAATCGAGTCCCAGTACACTTCCAGATTTGTTCTTAGCCGAATATAGTGTGGCGTGCCCGGGTGAAATATGTTGGTGATGTCGATCACACATATCTTCTTCCGGCCTGCGGGAAAGCCCAGGTTTGAACGGGCAACCGACCAGCCTCCATGTCCATCAGGCACTTCAAGACTAAGTGGCCTCGGCGAAGGGGCGCTGCCTTGGCTGCTCGCTACATTGATGGACGAATCCGATGGATGCAACCAGCCCTTTGCGATGATGTAGAGGGGACCTTGAAGCGGAAGCTCATTGCCAAGGTCCACCTGGACGAAGTGGTCGCGTGTAATACCCTGATATTGACCTCGGCCGAATGTATCCAGGTATTGGCCGTCGAGATCGCGCACAACGGATGTTACATCGCGCCCATTGTCATCGATAGCTCCAGCAATCTTGTGCGGGGTCGCAACTGCAATAATCCTAGGCTTGGCGGCCGGAACCATGAAACGCTCATCGGTATAGATCTCGGTGCCGGCCGGATGATCGACTGCCATCAATCCGAGATAGTCATAATAGTAGGTCTCCCACAACTCCCCGGTGATTCTGAGGTCGTAGTATCCATCGTGAGGTACCAACTCGTCCAGTCCGATTTTGTACCACTCCTCGGTGGCTGCGATGCTGGCTGTGCCGAGATTGTCGATCCGTAATCCGATTGCGGAACCCCACGGGACCGCATCCTTCACAAACTCTATCTGCTTGCCGTTGTATGCGAAGAGGAACGGACAGGAACCTTTGAGCCGCTGTTCAGTAACGACCTGCTGATCGGCCTTCAACGCGAACTCGGCGCGCAAGGTGCCATTTGGCCACATGATCCGAGCCACATCAGTGTGGTCCTGATCTCCCAAACCAAAGTGGACCTGGGGACCGGTAATCTGCTGCATCTGCACCAGTAAGCCCGAGCGAATTTCAATTTCTCCTCCTACGCCGAAGGAGTTGATTCGCTGGTCGCCAACTGCTTGCTTAGCTCGCGGGCGAATCACCTGCCAATGATAGTTTTTTGATCCTATGTTGCGCGCCACGATCGCCTGACTATCTTGCGAAATCCCCAATAAATCGAGTCTGCCGTTACCATCGACATCCGCAACGGCGCACACCTTAGTGGGGCCGGCCGCTTCGCCATGCTGCGGAAAACCGCCTCTCTCATCCCCCAGCCATAACAACGCTCCCGGGCCGGTACTGCTGTTGCTGGTGGCCACTCGCTCGAGTATGAGATCGATCGCACCGTTGTTGTCAATGTCGGCGGCCTGCAACCGCACTTCGTCATCAAGAAAGCCGGGCGTCACATGCGCTATCTCCGCTGAATCCCAGCCGGTCCTATCGCTTTTTTCAGACAAGCGCTGAATCAAGCCGTTCCCCGTCGAAACCACCAAATCTAGGATTCCATCGTGACTCAAGTCGGCGGCGGCAATTGCTTTAACATCCACAATCTGGTCTGGAACCGGCACTTCGCTGAATCGTCCGGATCGATCGTTCTCAAAGACCCGCAGATGGCCTGACCCATCGATGAAAGTGGCATCGGGGTTTCCATCGCCATTCAAGTCTGCCCAAACAAATCCTCTTACCCCGCTAACTCCCTTAAAGGGCGAGATAGGGGTGAAGGATCCGTCTCCATTGTTTCTCAGGACTACCGGGCTTCCACGCTCTGAGCCAACAACCAGGTCGAGGTCCCCATCAGCTTCAATGTCAACCGCCCAAGCACCCGTATACTGCCCATTCAATATTGAGGATGGCAGTTTGGTCTGAGTGGTTACATCGGTGAAGGATTGGACGGAGTCCTGACGTAAGAAACGCAGGCCGCCGGCACCCGCTAATACCAGGTCAGTCTTAAAGTCAAAGTTGAAATCAACGGGAACAATCCCTTCGGGGGACGGTGGCGTCCGCTCGGTTCC includes these proteins:
- a CDS encoding CRTAC1 family protein, encoding MLKGSSSIARGFRLEVKESASEVRRTQIASFLSILIVLLLVGCRGGLPKPDSRSYREFVSTFYTGLAALQVGDDVRAEKELARCTEMVAAEPAGWANWGILRLRQRDFEAAGERLQKARKLAPANDRIYYLLGLVDTGKGRSAESIADFRKAIELNPANLIATYQLAQEIERQADTNSDAEFEELMRKIVRAQPANVAALLELGRMAAKRGDGVALEQAITAIKQQSSGWPPEVQQQLAALETAASSSDPRNAALRTTFLRNVLMRLPDFRQELAAIKPSPGDEAQPFTSFLKVQTPVFTPATADTEMRFNAEPLPSPKNQDWNWIEAITLTDAGAPTTIVANGDSVLTATGAEFPFPGGTERTPPSPEGIVPVDFNFDFKTDLVLAGAGGLRFLRQDSVQSFTDVTTQTKLPSSILNGQYTGAWAVDIEADGDLDLVVGSERGSPVVLRNNGDGSFTPISPFKGVSGVRGFVWADLNGDGNPDATFIDGSGHLRVFENDRSGRFSEVPVPDQIVDVKAIAAADLSHDGILDLVVSTGNGLIQRLSEKSDRTGWDSAEIAHVTPGFLDDEVRLQAADIDNNGAIDLILERVATSNSSTGPGALLWLGDERGGFPQHGEAAGPTKVCAVADVDGNGRLDLLGISQDSQAIVARNIGSKNYHWQVIRPRAKQAVGDQRINSFGVGGEIEIRSGLLVQMQQITGPQVHFGLGDQDHTDVARIMWPNGTLRAEFALKADQQVVTEQRLKGSCPFLFAYNGKQIEFVKDAVPWGSAIGLRIDNLGTASIAATEEWYKIGLDELVPHDGYYDLRITGELWETYYYDYLGLMAVDHPAGTEIYTDERFMVPAAKPRIIAVATPHKIAGAIDDNGRDVTSVVRDLDGQYLDTFGRGQYQGITRDHFVQVDLGNELPLQGPLYIIAKGWLHPSDSSINVASSQGSAPSPRPLSLEVPDGHGGWSVARSNLGFPAGRKKICVIDITNIFHPGTPHYIRLRTNLEVYWDSIEWAQGSSQAPVKVTRLSASSALLRYRGYSVVHQANASSPEIPDYNSLAGTRQPWRDLEGYYTRYGDVRELLKGTDDRYVIMNAGDELSLQFSAVPPPPAGWVRDYVIAGDGWIKDGDFNSTYSKTVLPLPHHDKKDYNSSPTKLEDEWVYQHHPDDWQTFHTRYVTSQPFQTALRSGATQ